Proteins encoded in a region of the Stieleria neptunia genome:
- a CDS encoding cytochrome c oxidase subunit II codes for MMSLLGDYTSSKLSVFPKSASSFSGESDWVFHFITIVCVVFFIPIAIALFGFAWKYRKAKGEPADSQVDHNTTLELVWSIGPSFLLVVMFYFGARGYLDMRSIPEGAYNVGVDAYKWGWGMNYGNGVIHPELHVVAGEPTKLTMTSKDVIHSLYIPSFRVKKDIVPGRYNYIWFKAMEPSEKVMTDEECKQLADKDKEENLSWDYDARQCTPDGYNFYDLYCAEYCGTNHSEMQTVVVAHETQEELDAWIKKYSSRGPDESPAAYGAKLYERRGCKSCHSIDGSRLVGPSYKGSYGTMRDIVGGSQVKVDENYIRESILNPKAKVAIEQGVAYQPVMPSYKGQLSDDDIYSLIEFIKSLGDASAAEEASESPAEEAAEMASEEAAEAASADAEPVSVE; via the coding sequence ATGATGTCTCTGTTAGGCGACTACACCAGCAGCAAGCTCTCGGTTTTCCCCAAATCTGCGTCGTCGTTTTCCGGCGAGTCCGATTGGGTGTTCCACTTCATCACCATTGTCTGTGTCGTTTTCTTTATTCCGATCGCGATCGCCCTGTTCGGTTTCGCATGGAAGTATCGAAAAGCCAAAGGGGAACCGGCTGACAGCCAGGTCGACCACAACACCACGTTGGAATTGGTCTGGTCGATTGGGCCGTCGTTTCTGCTGGTGGTGATGTTCTACTTCGGTGCCCGCGGCTACCTGGACATGCGATCGATCCCCGAGGGGGCCTACAACGTCGGTGTGGACGCCTACAAATGGGGCTGGGGCATGAACTACGGAAACGGCGTGATTCACCCCGAATTGCACGTCGTCGCCGGCGAACCGACGAAGTTGACGATGACCAGCAAAGACGTCATCCACAGCCTGTACATCCCCTCGTTCCGCGTGAAAAAGGACATCGTGCCGGGCCGCTACAACTACATCTGGTTCAAAGCGATGGAGCCGAGCGAGAAGGTGATGACCGACGAGGAGTGCAAACAGCTCGCCGACAAGGACAAAGAAGAGAACTTGTCTTGGGACTACGACGCCCGCCAGTGCACCCCCGACGGCTACAACTTCTATGACCTTTATTGTGCCGAATATTGCGGAACCAACCACTCGGAAATGCAAACCGTCGTGGTCGCCCACGAAACGCAAGAAGAACTGGACGCCTGGATCAAGAAATACAGCTCCCGCGGCCCGGATGAATCCCCGGCGGCCTACGGTGCCAAACTGTACGAGCGACGCGGATGCAAAAGCTGTCACTCGATCGACGGCTCGCGATTGGTCGGGCCGTCTTACAAGGGCAGCTATGGCACGATGCGAGACATCGTCGGTGGCAGCCAGGTCAAGGTCGACGAAAACTACATCCGCGAATCGATTTTGAACCCGAAAGCCAAGGTGGCGATCGAGCAAGGCGTCGCCTACCAACCGGTGATGCCCAGCTACAAGGGTCAGCTGTCCGACGACGACATTTACAGTTTGATCGAATTCATCAAGAGTCTGGGAGACGCGTCGGCGGCCGAAGAAGCCTCGGAATCGCCGGCCGAAGAGGCCGCCGAAATGGCGTCGGAAGAGGCCGCTGAAGCCGCCAGTGCAGACGCGGAACCCGTGTCGGTGGAATGA
- a CDS encoding TAT-variant-translocated molybdopterin oxidoreductase translates to MTHNESNAKSNAPTYWRSISELHGSEEFQNNYLHREFPVAASEFPEGVSRRRWMQLMGASLAMAGVSGCRYPEEIIAPFVIRPEGRVPGEFYERATNFELAGSVHNLLVRCFDGRPQHIEPNKSHPSAAGTNAYVQASILSLYDPDRSRGDDGPVLMRGGERKQESQWDDFLPVGRAAIQKAASNDDGKGFAVLMSPTSSPTTVRLLGKLKKKLPAATIAQFDGVHNGVMRKATKQMLGTESNQVLDLSEAKVIFSLGADFLGNDPGSLAAARTFAERRDPIAGEMSRLYVVEGGYTTTGTMADSRLAIPPSQMPAFLGALGRMVEALKNGETHDHGGEELAFNDPDITAAERQSRFMDCLAHDIVEAGENAVVVVGESLGADLVAAGIAMNQKLGSLGKAQSFTPCVDESLETKSLDDLVAAVNKGDIESLLILGDNPVFTSPSDIDVAGMIDTVRQDGKAFYLGEYDDETAILCDWSLPLAHPLESWSDCINDDGLYGVCQPQILPLMGGRTVAEVLALMMDEEVVDPMLLVRETADQVAGETLSEGKWRKLLHDGYSDDIKTAARSADVTGTAPALPSEDPAVTSAKTIDQDNIEVVFTPADGLYDGRFANNGWLQELPQSITKVTWGNAAMMSPATAKALGLHHGLYITLRKGGSKIELPVFETPGVAPGVVMTSIGYGRTRVGKVGGFTAEGLDAVGFDVSPLRTSDQMLVAYQVEGRPNYNEFDFATTQNHWAIDDIGRKETERRSYNLVREGTTKLLEDVPTFANEQPKAPHVPKVGKYGSLGTEPIQEIQADPAKDYMPQWGMSIDLTKCTGCNACVVACQSENNIPIVGAEQVKNSREMHWLRIDRYFQGDAEDAQIVHMPVACVHCETAPCEQVCPVAATVHTDEGINAMAYNRCIGTRYCANNCPLKVRRFNYFNYNEEVGVGYGVKAFPGAIESANRKLQALVLNPDVTVRGRGVMEKCTYCVQRVEKAKIQARKDGGRPIQDGDVVTACQAACGTNAIEFGNIANPDSIVAKKRKDVRAYGVLEQLNIKPRTEYLARVRNPHPRLMTVRQLEDLETITSHHGHDDHGDHGDHEAHGDDDAADHKKEEAH, encoded by the coding sequence ATGACTCACAACGAATCCAACGCGAAAAGCAACGCCCCGACTTACTGGCGTAGTATTTCGGAGCTGCACGGCAGCGAGGAATTCCAGAACAATTATCTGCATCGCGAGTTCCCGGTCGCCGCTTCGGAGTTCCCCGAAGGCGTCTCGCGGCGGCGCTGGATGCAACTGATGGGCGCCTCGCTGGCGATGGCCGGCGTTTCGGGATGCCGTTACCCGGAAGAAATCATCGCCCCGTTCGTGATCCGCCCCGAAGGGCGTGTGCCCGGCGAATTCTACGAGCGTGCGACCAACTTTGAACTCGCCGGTTCGGTGCATAACTTGTTGGTCCGTTGCTTCGACGGTCGCCCGCAGCACATCGAACCGAACAAGAGTCACCCCTCGGCAGCCGGGACCAACGCCTACGTCCAGGCATCGATCTTGTCGCTGTACGACCCCGATCGCTCGCGCGGCGACGACGGCCCGGTGTTGATGCGTGGCGGCGAGCGAAAACAGGAATCGCAATGGGACGATTTCTTGCCGGTCGGACGCGCGGCGATTCAGAAAGCCGCCAGCAACGACGACGGAAAAGGTTTCGCCGTGCTGATGTCGCCGACCAGTTCGCCGACAACCGTCCGACTGCTCGGCAAACTCAAAAAGAAATTGCCGGCCGCGACGATCGCCCAATTCGACGGCGTCCACAACGGCGTGATGCGGAAAGCGACCAAGCAGATGCTTGGCACCGAATCCAACCAAGTCCTCGATCTGAGCGAAGCGAAAGTCATCTTCTCGCTGGGCGCCGATTTCCTGGGCAACGACCCCGGATCGTTGGCCGCGGCGAGAACCTTTGCCGAGCGGCGTGACCCGATCGCCGGCGAGATGAGTCGCTTGTACGTCGTCGAAGGCGGCTACACGACGACGGGCACCATGGCCGATTCACGGTTGGCCATCCCCCCCAGCCAAATGCCGGCGTTCCTGGGTGCATTGGGCCGCATGGTCGAGGCACTCAAAAACGGCGAGACGCACGATCACGGCGGCGAAGAACTGGCGTTTAATGATCCGGATATCACGGCCGCGGAGCGTCAATCTCGCTTCATGGACTGCCTGGCCCACGACATCGTCGAAGCCGGCGAAAACGCGGTGGTCGTTGTCGGCGAGTCGCTTGGTGCGGATCTGGTCGCGGCCGGAATCGCGATGAACCAAAAACTCGGCTCGCTGGGCAAAGCCCAATCCTTCACGCCTTGTGTGGACGAGAGCCTGGAGACAAAATCACTGGACGACCTGGTCGCCGCCGTCAACAAGGGCGACATCGAGTCGTTGCTGATCCTGGGCGACAACCCCGTGTTTACCTCGCCCAGCGACATCGATGTTGCGGGAATGATCGACACGGTACGGCAAGACGGCAAAGCGTTTTATCTGGGCGAGTACGACGACGAGACCGCCATCTTGTGCGACTGGTCGCTGCCGCTGGCGCACCCGCTGGAATCCTGGAGCGACTGCATCAACGACGACGGGCTGTATGGCGTCTGCCAGCCACAGATTCTGCCGCTGATGGGCGGACGCACGGTCGCCGAAGTCTTGGCGTTGATGATGGACGAAGAAGTCGTCGACCCGATGCTGCTTGTGCGTGAAACCGCGGACCAGGTCGCCGGAGAAACGCTCAGCGAAGGAAAGTGGCGAAAGCTGCTTCACGACGGCTATTCCGACGACATCAAAACGGCCGCCCGATCCGCCGACGTGACCGGCACCGCACCGGCGCTGCCGAGCGAAGACCCCGCCGTCACATCGGCCAAGACGATCGACCAAGACAACATCGAAGTGGTCTTCACCCCCGCCGACGGCTTGTACGACGGGCGATTTGCCAACAACGGCTGGCTGCAAGAACTGCCGCAGTCGATCACCAAGGTCACCTGGGGCAATGCGGCGATGATGAGCCCCGCGACCGCCAAGGCGTTGGGTTTGCACCACGGACTGTACATCACCCTCCGCAAGGGCGGCAGCAAAATCGAATTGCCGGTCTTCGAAACTCCCGGCGTAGCCCCCGGCGTCGTGATGACCTCGATCGGCTACGGCCGCACGCGAGTCGGCAAGGTCGGCGGCTTTACCGCCGAAGGCCTCGACGCCGTCGGATTTGACGTCTCGCCGCTGCGGACCAGCGATCAAATGCTGGTCGCTTACCAAGTCGAAGGACGACCGAATTACAACGAATTCGATTTCGCCACGACACAGAACCACTGGGCGATCGACGACATCGGCCGCAAAGAAACCGAGCGTCGAAGCTACAACCTGGTTCGCGAAGGCACGACCAAGTTGCTCGAAGACGTGCCCACCTTCGCCAACGAGCAACCCAAAGCCCCGCACGTCCCCAAGGTCGGCAAGTACGGCTCGCTGGGCACCGAGCCGATCCAAGAGATCCAAGCCGATCCGGCCAAGGATTACATGCCGCAGTGGGGCATGTCGATCGACTTGACCAAGTGCACCGGGTGCAACGCCTGTGTCGTCGCTTGCCAAAGCGAGAACAACATCCCGATCGTCGGTGCCGAACAGGTCAAGAACAGCCGCGAAATGCACTGGTTGCGGATCGACCGCTATTTCCAAGGCGACGCCGAAGACGCTCAAATTGTTCACATGCCGGTCGCCTGTGTGCATTGCGAAACGGCACCCTGCGAACAGGTTTGCCCGGTCGCCGCGACGGTGCACACCGACGAGGGCATCAACGCGATGGCCTACAACCGCTGTATCGGAACGCGGTACTGTGCCAACAACTGCCCGTTGAAAGTCCGTCGGTTCAACTACTTCAATTACAACGAAGAAGTCGGCGTCGGATACGGGGTCAAGGCGTTCCCCGGTGCGATCGAATCGGCCAACCGAAAACTGCAAGCCCTGGTGCTCAATCCCGACGTCACCGTGCGTGGCCGCGGCGTGATGGAAAAGTGCACCTACTGCGTCCAACGTGTCGAAAAGGCCAAGATCCAGGCCCGCAAGGACGGCGGTCGCCCGATCCAAGACGGCGACGTCGTCACCGCCTGCCAAGCCGCCTGCGGCACCAACGCCATCGAGTTTGGCAACATCGCCAACCCGGACTCGATCGTGGCCAAGAAACGCAAGGACGTGCGAGCCTATGGCGTGCTGGAGCAACTCAACATCAAACCGCGGACGGAATACCTGGCCCGGGTGCGAAACCCGCACCCGCGTCTGATGACCGTCCGGCAGTTGGAAGACCTGGAAACGATCACCTCGCATCATGGCCACGACGACCATGGCGATCACGGCGATCACGAAGCCCACGGCGACGATGATGCCGCCGATCACAAAAAAGAAGAAGCTCACTGA
- the nrfD gene encoding NrfD/PsrC family molybdoenzyme membrane anchor subunit codes for MSLAIPNGLDNTVERPGERAPLVLGETTYHDITEAVCKVAERPPSKGWIGGFLVAFALLQVLGLLIVYLIYTGVGVWGNRAPIFWGWPIVNFVFWVGIGHAGTLISAILFLFRQEWRTSINRAAEAMTIFAVACAGTFPGIHVGRAWLAFWLAPYPSLNLWMWPQFRSPLLWDVFAVSTYGTVSLLFWYMGMVPDLATFRDRSKNKYRRMAYGILCLGWSGSSRHWMRYEKAYAILAALAAPLVLSVHTIVSFDFAVSQVPGWHTTIFPPYFVAGAIFSGFAMVLTLMVPARKMLNLEKLITIRHLENMCKIILATGSIVGLAYGTEFFIAWYGQVPAEQFAFLNRAFGPYAWAYWTMVSCNVISPQIFWFKKARTTPWIIVVVSIFVNIGMWFERFVIVISSLSRDYLPSAWAYFTPTWVDWGMLIGSFGLFFTLFLLFCRTLPVINMAEVKATLAKQEHMAHLHGHGEEASEGH; via the coding sequence ATGTCACTTGCCATTCCAAACGGATTGGATAACACCGTCGAACGTCCAGGTGAGCGTGCTCCGCTGGTCCTTGGCGAAACGACGTACCACGACATCACCGAAGCGGTTTGCAAAGTGGCCGAACGCCCACCGAGCAAGGGCTGGATCGGCGGCTTTTTGGTGGCGTTCGCCCTGCTGCAGGTGCTCGGTTTGCTGATCGTGTATCTGATCTACACCGGGGTCGGAGTCTGGGGGAACCGGGCGCCGATCTTCTGGGGTTGGCCGATCGTCAACTTCGTGTTCTGGGTCGGGATCGGCCACGCGGGCACGCTGATTAGTGCGATTTTGTTTCTGTTCCGTCAGGAATGGCGGACCAGTATCAACCGCGCGGCCGAGGCGATGACGATTTTTGCGGTCGCCTGTGCGGGGACGTTCCCGGGGATTCACGTCGGCCGTGCCTGGTTGGCGTTCTGGCTGGCACCCTACCCCAGTTTGAATCTTTGGATGTGGCCCCAGTTCCGCAGCCCGCTGTTGTGGGACGTGTTCGCCGTTTCCACCTACGGCACGGTGTCACTGCTGTTCTGGTACATGGGGATGGTGCCGGATTTGGCCACGTTCCGCGATCGATCCAAGAACAAGTACCGCCGCATGGCCTACGGAATTTTGTGCCTGGGCTGGAGCGGTTCGTCGCGTCACTGGATGCGTTATGAAAAGGCGTACGCGATTCTGGCCGCGTTGGCCGCGCCGCTGGTGTTGTCGGTCCATACGATCGTTTCGTTTGACTTCGCCGTTTCCCAGGTGCCCGGTTGGCACACCACGATTTTCCCGCCGTACTTCGTCGCCGGGGCAATCTTCAGCGGGTTCGCGATGGTGCTGACGCTGATGGTGCCGGCGCGAAAGATGTTGAATCTGGAAAAACTGATCACGATCCGGCACTTGGAAAACATGTGCAAGATCATTTTGGCGACCGGCTCGATCGTCGGCCTGGCTTATGGGACGGAATTCTTCATCGCCTGGTATGGCCAGGTGCCCGCGGAACAATTTGCGTTCCTCAACCGAGCCTTCGGGCCGTACGCCTGGGCCTACTGGACGATGGTTTCGTGCAACGTCATCAGCCCGCAAATCTTCTGGTTCAAGAAAGCTCGCACGACGCCCTGGATCATCGTCGTCGTGTCGATCTTTGTGAACATCGGCATGTGGTTCGAACGATTCGTGATTGTCATCAGCAGTTTGTCACGGGACTACCTGCCGAGTGCCTGGGCCTACTTCACGCCGACGTGGGTCGACTGGGGCATGCTGATCGGATCATTCGGATTGTTCTTCACGCTGTTCTTGTTGTTCTGTCGCACCTTGCCGGTGATCAACATGGCAGAAGTCAAGGCGACGCTGGCCAAGCAGGAGCACATGGCTCACCTGCACGGCCATGGTGAAGAAGCTTCGGAAGGTCACTGA
- a CDS encoding SCO family protein codes for MWLAAVAALTLTAVLGPRTESPAQDGVRLGAKVDLNDNLPPEARGITVVQNLGDVIATNLPLTDSEGNAIKTGYIFNGNLPTIVTLNYSDCPMLCSVQLNKLTESLNQLDLQLNKDFKILTVSIDPNETSRRAAETKDKYVSVLSNQPGAEQGWTFATAKQPIITKLAETLGFKYRYDAANKQYNHPAMLAFVSPTGVITRYSLSIDFPPEQLKLALVEAGEGTVGNAVDQFILWCYSYDPDSNSYTPHAWRIMRLCGLGFIGVLLTALVPYWVGRKGNPEARQEADSVPTFPGSDSRTDGNAPSQNE; via the coding sequence ATGTGGCTCGCCGCAGTCGCTGCGCTGACGTTGACAGCGGTGCTCGGCCCACGGACCGAGTCGCCGGCTCAGGATGGAGTCCGACTCGGTGCGAAAGTCGACTTGAACGACAACCTGCCTCCCGAAGCACGCGGGATCACGGTCGTTCAGAATCTGGGGGACGTGATTGCGACCAACTTGCCGCTGACGGATTCCGAAGGCAACGCGATCAAGACCGGATACATTTTCAACGGAAATCTGCCGACGATCGTCACGCTCAACTACAGCGATTGCCCGATGCTGTGCAGCGTTCAGTTGAACAAGCTGACCGAATCGCTGAATCAGTTGGATCTTCAGCTGAACAAAGACTTTAAAATTTTGACCGTCAGTATCGACCCCAACGAAACCAGTCGACGCGCGGCGGAAACGAAAGACAAGTACGTGTCGGTGCTGTCCAATCAACCCGGTGCCGAACAGGGTTGGACGTTCGCGACGGCGAAGCAACCGATCATCACCAAGTTGGCCGAGACGCTGGGATTCAAATACCGATACGACGCGGCCAACAAACAATACAACCACCCGGCAATGCTGGCATTCGTTTCGCCTACGGGAGTGATCACGCGGTACTCGCTGTCGATCGACTTTCCGCCGGAGCAACTGAAACTGGCGTTGGTCGAGGCCGGCGAAGGGACCGTGGGGAACGCGGTCGACCAGTTCATTCTGTGGTGTTACAGCTACGACCCGGATTCGAATTCCTACACCCCGCACGCCTGGCGAATCATGCGGTTGTGCGGACTGGGGTTCATCGGAGTTTTGTTGACGGCTTTGGTACCCTATTGGGTCGGCCGCAAGGGGAACCCCGAGGCTCGTCAGGAGGCGGATTCGGTGCCGACGTTCCCCGGCAGCGATTCCCGAACGGACGGGAATGCCCCGTCGCAAAACGAGTAA
- a CDS encoding cytochrome c3 family protein codes for MQRFLFPRWSNPFLLVLGAALGGGGLFAVAVGGLVTDPVTLNIGYEPEQPVPFSHAIHAGQLKLDCRYCHNTVFDAAHAAVPPTATCINCHSPANDQGQSALAAVRADSVNLKPIHESWKTGKSMQWKRVHNLPEYVYFNHAAHVNSGVSCVSCHGRIDQMEVVYQHEQLSMAWCIQCHENPNEHLRPKEFVTKLDWEPPADWDQEAFAEKQRAEHNIHPQRHCAVCHR; via the coding sequence ATGCAACGTTTTTTGTTTCCACGCTGGTCCAACCCGTTTTTGCTGGTTTTAGGCGCTGCTCTGGGCGGCGGCGGTTTATTTGCCGTCGCTGTGGGAGGCTTGGTGACCGATCCGGTGACCTTGAACATTGGCTACGAGCCGGAGCAACCGGTTCCGTTCAGCCATGCGATTCACGCCGGCCAGTTGAAATTGGACTGTCGCTATTGTCACAACACGGTTTTTGACGCCGCCCACGCCGCGGTGCCGCCGACGGCGACCTGCATCAATTGTCACAGCCCCGCGAACGACCAGGGACAATCGGCTTTGGCGGCCGTGCGAGCCGACAGCGTGAATCTGAAACCGATTCACGAGAGCTGGAAAACGGGCAAGAGCATGCAGTGGAAACGCGTGCACAATCTGCCCGAATACGTCTACTTCAATCACGCCGCACACGTGAACTCGGGCGTCAGTTGCGTCAGTTGCCACGGGCGGATCGATCAAATGGAAGTCGTCTACCAGCACGAGCAGCTTTCCATGGCGTGGTGCATCCAGTGCCACGAGAACCCCAACGAGCACCTGCGACCGAAGGAGTTTGTCACCAAGCTTGATTGGGAACCGCCGGCGGACTGGGACCAGGAAGCGTTCGCCGAAAAGCAGCGTGCCGAGCACAACATCCATCCCCAGCGTCACTGTGCCGTTTGTCACCGATAG
- a CDS encoding cytochrome c oxidase subunit I, protein MSAGSVPSGYEVNDPGYPTPQENYLTNSKGILSWAFTLDHKRIGMMYLIGVSSAFLLGGLLALGIRLHLFAPDGILFNNALFQWLAPDKAPNDIYNQVFTLHGAIMVFLFIIPSIPAALGNFLVPVMLGAKDVAFPRLNLSSFYLWVGGALFFVMALLASGLDTGWTFYTPYSTTTDSSVILATTGAFILGFSSIFTGLNFIVTINTMRPPGMTWFRMPLFLWATYSTSIIQVLATPVLGITLLLLIAERTLHIGIFDPEYNGDPVTFQHFFWFYSHPAVYIMILPAFGIISELISVHSHKRIFGYRFIAYSSIAIALLSFIVWGHHMFTSGMSPITTIIFSALTFTVSVPSAIKVFNWVATMFKGSISLTTPMVYAIAFIFLFTIGGLTGLHLGTLATDMHLHDTYFVVAHFHYVMVGGTVVSFLGGVFHWWPKMVGKMYSEAGGLLSAALVFIGFNLTFLPQFILGSRGMPRRYATYDPEFAPLHQMSTYGALILGAGLFVALFVLLMSLYNGKKAPANPWGGATLEWNCTSPPPFYNFERPPVVGDPYEFGDIRWDTELDRYVKVEPQRERVPSETPAETPAHASE, encoded by the coding sequence ATGTCTGCAGGATCTGTGCCGTCGGGCTACGAAGTCAATGACCCTGGCTATCCGACTCCGCAAGAGAACTACCTGACCAACTCAAAAGGCATTTTGAGCTGGGCGTTTACGCTGGATCACAAACGCATCGGCATGATGTATTTGATCGGCGTTTCCAGCGCGTTCCTGTTGGGCGGGCTGTTGGCACTGGGAATCCGGCTGCACTTGTTTGCCCCCGATGGCATCCTGTTCAACAACGCGTTGTTCCAGTGGCTTGCCCCGGACAAGGCCCCCAACGACATCTACAACCAGGTGTTCACGTTGCACGGGGCGATCATGGTGTTCCTGTTCATCATCCCGAGTATCCCGGCGGCGTTGGGGAATTTCCTGGTGCCGGTGATGCTGGGTGCCAAAGACGTCGCGTTCCCGCGTTTGAACCTGAGCAGTTTCTATCTGTGGGTCGGCGGTGCGTTGTTCTTCGTCATGGCGCTGTTGGCCAGCGGATTGGACACGGGTTGGACGTTCTACACCCCCTACAGCACGACGACCGATTCCTCGGTGATTCTGGCGACCACCGGAGCGTTCATTCTGGGATTCAGTTCGATTTTCACCGGATTGAACTTCATCGTGACGATCAACACGATGCGGCCGCCGGGGATGACCTGGTTCCGGATGCCGTTGTTCCTGTGGGCCACGTACTCGACCAGCATCATCCAGGTCCTCGCGACGCCGGTTTTGGGGATCACGTTGCTGCTATTGATCGCCGAACGAACCTTGCACATCGGGATTTTTGACCCGGAATACAACGGCGACCCCGTCACGTTCCAGCACTTTTTCTGGTTCTACAGTCACCCTGCCGTTTACATCATGATTTTGCCGGCCTTCGGCATCATCAGTGAACTGATCAGCGTCCACAGCCACAAACGGATCTTCGGCTATCGCTTCATCGCTTACTCTTCGATCGCAATCGCGCTGCTCAGCTTCATCGTCTGGGGACACCACATGTTCACCAGCGGTATGAGCCCGATCACGACGATCATTTTCAGCGCGTTGACGTTTACTGTTTCGGTGCCCTCGGCCATCAAGGTGTTCAACTGGGTCGCAACCATGTTCAAGGGGTCGATCAGCCTGACGACTCCGATGGTGTACGCGATCGCGTTTATCTTCTTGTTCACGATCGGCGGTCTGACCGGGTTGCACCTCGGCACGCTGGCGACCGACATGCACTTGCACGACACCTACTTCGTGGTCGCACACTTTCACTATGTGATGGTCGGCGGCACGGTCGTCTCCTTCCTGGGCGGCGTGTTCCACTGGTGGCCGAAAATGGTCGGCAAGATGTACAGCGAAGCCGGCGGGTTGCTCTCGGCCGCGTTGGTGTTCATCGGGTTCAACCTGACCTTCCTGCCGCAATTCATCTTGGGCAGCCGAGGCATGCCGCGTCGCTACGCGACCTACGATCCGGAATTCGCACCGCTGCACCAGATGAGCACTTACGGAGCGTTGATTCTGGGAGCCGGTTTGTTCGTGGCATTGTTCGTCTTGCTGATGTCACTTTACAACGGCAAGAAGGCTCCGGCGAATCCGTGGGGCGGTGCGACGCTGGAGTGGAATTGCACCTCACCGCCGCCGTTTTACAATTTCGAACGTCCGCCGGTGGTGGGCGATCCCTACGAGTTTGGCGATATCCGTTGGGATACCGAGTTGGATCGCTACGTGAAGGTGGAACCGCAGCGTGAACGGGTGCCCTCGGAGACTCCTGCCGAGACGCCGGCTCACGCCAGTGAGTAA
- a CDS encoding quinol:electron acceptor oxidoreductase subunit ActD, whose product MDQKTMSETKIETTVHGMMAEFTTVDSLLSACRRIRDAGYTKTDAYTPFPVHGIDKALGIKPTALPWICLIAGATGTCIALAMQIWMNSIDYKYIISGKPYLSLPAFIPVAFELTILLASFGAFFGMWALNGLPKFSNPMFTDPRFDRATDDRFFLYVDASDERYDANGVRNLLADTGSDYINEVVEDDSPKEVPKPVFLIWGLSVAASLVPLICILTMRVTNSSKPRFHIFFDMDFSPSKDAQQVTSLFADNRAMRSDVPGTVARGQMEESLDMLTGIDVEALTLSDPPRVERLVRAYMQADDEAKAEEKEAIEAEEKVAGEAAEAAPASVMDTTPWVAKNPLTVDAELLAQGQQQFAIYCSVCHGMDGYGNGLVNQRAQSINAPTWVPPASMHQETLYADKYPDGKLFSTISNGIRKMPGYAGQIKLKDRWAIVAYVRALQKSQNASLDLVPESEKAAVESAVAEVKAELKRQAEAAEKAAAARKQAQQ is encoded by the coding sequence ATGGATCAGAAAACTATGTCGGAAACGAAAATAGAAACGACCGTTCACGGAATGATGGCCGAATTCACAACGGTCGATTCATTGCTGAGCGCCTGTCGCAGGATTCGCGATGCCGGTTACACCAAAACCGACGCCTACACACCGTTCCCGGTTCACGGGATCGACAAGGCACTCGGCATCAAACCGACCGCGCTGCCGTGGATCTGTCTGATCGCCGGCGCGACCGGGACCTGCATCGCACTGGCGATGCAGATCTGGATGAACAGTATCGATTACAAGTACATCATCTCCGGCAAACCCTATCTCTCCTTGCCCGCGTTCATCCCCGTGGCATTCGAGTTGACGATTTTGCTGGCGTCGTTCGGCGCGTTCTTCGGCATGTGGGCGCTCAACGGGTTGCCAAAATTCAGCAATCCGATGTTCACCGACCCGCGGTTCGACCGCGCGACCGATGACCGTTTCTTCCTGTACGTCGATGCCAGCGACGAACGCTACGACGCCAACGGAGTGCGAAATCTGTTGGCCGACACCGGCAGCGATTACATCAACGAAGTGGTCGAAGACGACTCCCCCAAGGAAGTGCCCAAGCCGGTCTTCTTGATCTGGGGGCTTTCCGTCGCCGCGTCACTGGTGCCGCTGATTTGCATTTTAACCATGCGGGTGACCAACAGTTCCAAGCCGCGATTCCACATCTTTTTTGATATGGATTTCTCGCCCTCCAAAGACGCTCAACAGGTGACCAGCCTGTTCGCCGACAACCGTGCCATGCGATCGGATGTTCCCGGAACCGTCGCCCGCGGCCAGATGGAAGAGTCGCTCGACATGCTGACCGGGATCGATGTCGAAGCGTTGACGCTGTCCGATCCGCCGCGGGTCGAGCGTCTGGTCCGGGCCTACATGCAGGCCGACGACGAAGCCAAGGCGGAAGAAAAAGAGGCCATCGAGGCGGAAGAGAAAGTCGCGGGCGAGGCGGCCGAAGCGGCACCGGCCAGCGTGATGGACACCACTCCCTGGGTGGCCAAAAACCCGCTGACCGTCGACGCCGAGCTGTTGGCCCAGGGACAACAACAATTCGCGATCTACTGCAGCGTCTGTCACGGGATGGACGGCTACGGAAACGGACTGGTCAATCAGCGAGCCCAATCGATCAACGCCCCGACCTGGGTCCCGCCGGCTTCGATGCACCAGGAAACCCTGTACGCCGACAAGTACCCCGACGGCAAACTGTTTTCAACGATCAGCAACGGGATCCGCAAGATGCCGGGCTATGCGGGCCAGATCAAACTGAAGGACCGCTGGGCGATCGTCGCTTACGTCCGAGCCCTGCAGAAGAGCCAGAACGCGTCGCTGGACCTGGTGCCCGAATCCGAAAAGGCCGCCGTGGAATCAGCGGTCGCGGAAGTGAAAGCCGAATTGAAGCGACAAGCCGAAGCAGCCGAAAAGGCCGCGGCCGCTCGCAAACAAGCACAACAATAA